In Candidatus Didemnitutus sp., the genomic window GGCGTCCTCGCGTTTTTCGGTGGTAGTCCAGGCGACGATCACGGCGGCAGTCTTGCGCGAAAAGGCGGAGCGGCAAAACGAAAACCGCCGCCGCGGCGCGCGTCCGGACCGAGCGACGGCGGGAAAGATTTCCCCCTTGACGCTGCGGGGGTGTGACGTAGGTCTCTCCCTTCCCAATTTCCCAACCATGAGAGACGAATACATCAAGGACGCCCAAAAGGTTATCCAGGACCCGAACGTGCTGATCAACGTGGTGTCGCGCCGCGTCAAGCAGCTCCGCCGGGGCAGCCGTCCGCTCGTGGAGTCGCTCGAAAAGCTCAGCCCCGAAGACATCGCCCTGCGCGAGATCATCGAAGGCAAGATCAGCTACGAAGTGACGCACGCCTGAGCCGCCCGACGGCTCCCGTTCACCGAAGCGCGGCAACCTCGCCGCGCTTTTTTGTTTTCCGACTTTCCCGGCGACGGACACCGCCGGTCGTTCACTTGTCTGTCATCCTTCCGTCGCGCCCGGCTTCGTGTCTCGCCAAACTCCCGCCAAATCCTTTTCGTTCACCTCTCCCGCCATGGCCGCCAAAGCCCACGACTCCGCCCGTTTCACCGAGATGCGCAATCCGAAGGCGCTGCGGGATTTCT contains:
- a CDS encoding DNA-directed RNA polymerase subunit omega, with the translated sequence MRDEYIKDAQKVIQDPNVLINVVSRRVKQLRRGSRPLVESLEKLSPEDIALREIIEGKISYEVTHA